The Solibacillus daqui genome has a segment encoding these proteins:
- a CDS encoding GNAT family N-acetyltransferase — MFRYKINDESELRLLEVRHSESLFSLTDQSRIYLREWLPWVDFTKTISDSKQFIEGTLKQFCNNNGFQAGVWYKGEFAGVIGLHNINWANKSTSIGYWLGEGYQGKGLMTNACKAVIDYCFNELKLNRIEIRVATKNHKSLAIPEKLGFQKEGCLRSVEWLYNNYVDHFVFSLTKDDYDRIN, encoded by the coding sequence ATGTTTAGATATAAGATTAATGATGAAAGTGAATTGCGATTATTAGAGGTGAGACATTCAGAATCCCTTTTTTCATTAACTGATCAATCGAGAATATATTTACGTGAATGGTTACCTTGGGTTGATTTCACGAAAACTATTAGCGATTCGAAGCAATTTATTGAAGGTACTTTGAAGCAATTCTGTAACAATAATGGGTTTCAAGCAGGGGTTTGGTATAAAGGAGAATTTGCGGGAGTTATAGGATTACATAATATAAATTGGGCTAATAAATCAACTTCTATTGGGTATTGGTTAGGAGAAGGATATCAAGGGAAAGGATTAATGACAAATGCTTGTAAAGCAGTTATAGATTACTGCTTTAATGAATTAAAGTTAAATAGAATCGAAATACGGGTTGCCACAAAAAATCATAAGAGTTTAGCTATCCCTGAAAAACTCGGATTTCAGAAAGAAGGTTGTCTCAGAAGTGTTGAGTGGTTATACAATAATTATGTAGACCATTTTGTATTCAGTTTAACAAAAGATGACTACGATAGAATCAATTGA
- a CDS encoding serine hydrolase: MDKILEKLQELESGEVGIIVYSQVKQDIVLSLNKGLLVPLASAAKVAIAFCIVKLIEERHYKWNDIVEDVIFNPKEDSNEVYPHFQSRENLKLQDAVEVMIACHDSFVAERIVQFCGGWELINGKIKSYFKSINITQNARDLDNNGELSEMLELLRLIHQGYKTNPDLWIPVINGLVRQRGDIEGIPSHLLNHMTGGLDNVVVDIGIIGEFSKNPLLFVLGAKDLPNRFIEKLADEIIIDAMKLLYEEYCNQEVELKVKI, from the coding sequence ATGGATAAAATTCTTGAAAAATTACAGGAGCTAGAGTCAGGTGAAGTAGGGATTATTGTTTATTCTCAAGTAAAACAGGATATAGTTTTATCGTTAAATAAAGGGCTATTAGTGCCGCTTGCTTCAGCTGCAAAAGTTGCGATTGCCTTTTGTATCGTAAAATTGATTGAAGAAAGACACTATAAATGGAATGACATTGTTGAAGATGTAATTTTTAATCCAAAAGAGGATAGCAACGAAGTGTATCCACACTTTCAAAGTAGAGAAAACCTGAAACTCCAGGATGCGGTGGAAGTTATGATAGCTTGTCACGATAGCTTTGTCGCTGAGAGAATTGTTCAATTTTGTGGTGGATGGGAATTGATTAACGGTAAAATAAAATCATATTTTAAAAGCATAAATATTACTCAAAATGCCAGAGACTTGGATAACAATGGAGAATTGAGTGAGATGTTAGAACTTTTACGATTAATACATCAAGGATACAAAACTAATCCTGATTTATGGATTCCAGTTATTAATGGTTTAGTTAGGCAACGAGGTGATATTGAAGGTATACCAAGCCACTTGTTAAATCATATGACTGGTGGATTAGATAATGTAGTAGTTGATATTGGGATAATAGGTGAGTTTTCCAAAAACCCGTTATTATTTGTTTTAGGTGCAAAGGATTTACCAAATCGATTTATAGAAAAATTAGCTGACGAAATAATTATTGATGCAATGAAATTACTTTATGAGGAGTATTGCAATCAGGAAGTTGAATTGAAGGTGAAAATCTAG
- a CDS encoding copper resistance D family protein, whose protein sequence is MTLIVVSQFILYASLSVLMGTSIMHCIPEKYRPGFQIAPKWLVLSVVIIPIAAFLPNLQLLSILGPQFGVVDSLWMIVSKYKVGHAWLAIFVFALLLIVIVRSATKKASTWLYVCAIFVLMAIMAAIGYASHAASMSGMGGSFLDFIHLLAVSVWLGILVIVGYFSTDSKNWSAFLQWFSPTALAAFTSIAISGVLMMEVIVPKYVTSWASTYGQFLFIKHVLLVPLAIIILGNGLLIKLKINQPLFEPRTWVKIELTLLAAILVVTAIFTEQQPPNFTVEAISPFFELFYQDSVAAGMRAYLQMTGIGLMFFLLTAVFIGLTIVSYVKQLPTIVASAMTVAIALCFYMGFMSIVFFK, encoded by the coding sequence ATGACTCTTATTGTAGTAAGTCAGTTTATTTTGTATGCAAGTTTAAGTGTTTTAATGGGTACATCTATTATGCATTGTATCCCTGAAAAATACCGCCCAGGCTTTCAAATTGCTCCAAAATGGCTCGTATTAAGCGTCGTTATTATTCCGATTGCAGCTTTTCTTCCGAATCTTCAGCTGCTTTCGATTTTAGGTCCACAATTTGGCGTAGTGGATTCGTTATGGATGATTGTTTCGAAATATAAAGTGGGGCATGCTTGGCTTGCGATTTTTGTATTTGCGTTATTGCTCATAGTAATTGTGCGCTCAGCAACTAAAAAAGCATCAACTTGGCTTTATGTATGTGCCATTTTCGTACTAATGGCCATCATGGCAGCAATCGGCTATGCCAGTCATGCGGCTTCGATGTCTGGGATGGGTGGCTCCTTTCTCGACTTTATACATTTATTAGCAGTCAGTGTGTGGCTTGGTATTTTAGTAATCGTTGGCTATTTTTCAACGGACTCGAAAAATTGGAGCGCCTTTTTGCAATGGTTCTCCCCTACTGCACTTGCTGCCTTTACATCGATTGCGATAAGCGGTGTTTTAATGATGGAGGTAATCGTCCCTAAATACGTAACAAGCTGGGCAAGTACATATGGGCAATTTTTATTTATCAAGCATGTGTTACTTGTACCATTAGCCATCATTATTTTAGGCAATGGACTACTGATAAAATTAAAAATCAATCAGCCGCTATTTGAACCACGCACTTGGGTGAAAATCGAGCTAACATTACTTGCGGCTATTTTAGTAGTAACGGCTATTTTCACTGAGCAACAGCCGCCAAACTTTACGGTCGAAGCCATTTCACCGTTTTTCGAATTATTTTATCAAGATAGCGTTGCAGCTGGAATGAGAGCCTATTTACAAATGACTGGAATAGGCTTAATGTTCTTCCTGTTAACTGCAGTCTTTATCGGGTTGACCATTGTCAGTTATGTGAAACAATTGCCAACAATTGTAGCATCGGCTATGACTGTAGCTATCGCGTTATGCTTTTACATGGGCTTTATGTCGATTGTATTTTTTAAATAA
- a CDS encoding copper resistance CopC family protein — MKTFLFSILAALLLFVPNAAAHTYISETTPQDGSTVTENVQQVVLTFEGKIEEGSTFKVVAADGTEYTPQSISLVDGVLTGTFDPALPNETYTVKWNTISQDGHPLSGEFGFTVDAPIVEQPTENVEEESVEQESVEPVETTEQVNDKDAEKSNSPLMLVGGLLVIIIIISIVALAKRKKA; from the coding sequence ATGAAAACATTCTTATTTTCGATTTTAGCTGCATTGTTATTATTCGTGCCAAACGCAGCGGCACACACGTATATCAGTGAAACAACCCCACAGGACGGCTCAACTGTAACAGAAAACGTACAGCAGGTCGTGCTTACTTTTGAAGGGAAAATTGAGGAAGGTAGTACGTTTAAAGTGGTAGCAGCAGACGGTACAGAATACACTCCGCAATCGATTTCACTTGTGGATGGTGTTTTAACGGGTACTTTTGATCCCGCACTTCCAAATGAAACTTATACAGTAAAATGGAATACCATTAGTCAGGATGGTCACCCTCTGTCTGGTGAATTTGGCTTTACAGTGGATGCTCCAATCGTAGAACAACCAACTGAAAACGTAGAAGAAGAAAGTGTTGAGCAGGAGTCGGTTGAACCTGTTGAAACGACTGAACAAGTAAACGATAAGGATGCCGAAAAATCGAATTCTCCGTTAATGCTTGTAGGTGGTCTTTTAGTCATCATAATAATCATAAGTATAGTTGCATTAGCAAAGCGTAAAAAAGCGTAA
- a CDS encoding RNA polymerase sigma factor, which translates to MQQKILVLSQSNTILENIETFISSHYDKIYKYCYSILRNVEDAEDAVQEVFLKAMKSNNLSSINNPNAWLYKIAYFHCMNKLKRRKILSFVPFIESENTVNIVENMLDEQLHNILSQLKPDERALVVLRIIENYSFEEIAAIMDKPAPTIRKRYERLKEKIRKMF; encoded by the coding sequence ATGCAGCAAAAAATACTGGTATTAAGCCAATCAAACACGATCCTAGAAAATATTGAAACATTTATTTCGAGCCACTATGACAAAATATATAAATATTGCTATAGCATTTTAAGAAATGTGGAAGACGCGGAAGATGCGGTGCAAGAGGTATTCTTAAAAGCCATGAAAAGTAATAATCTTTCATCGATTAATAACCCGAATGCGTGGCTTTACAAAATTGCTTATTTTCATTGCATGAACAAGTTAAAACGCAGAAAAATTCTCTCCTTCGTTCCCTTCATTGAGTCTGAAAATACAGTAAATATCGTGGAAAATATGCTAGATGAACAGCTTCACAACATATTAAGTCAGCTAAAGCCAGACGAACGCGCATTAGTTGTGTTACGCATTATTGAAAATTATAGTTTCGAGGAAATTGCCGCTATCATGGACAAGCCTGCGCCAACGATTCGCAAGCGTTATGAACGTTTAAAAGAAAAAATCAGAAAAATGTTCTAG
- a CDS encoding rhodanese-like domain-containing protein, with protein sequence MIESIILLAICAAVVIWKKRPVEGVNTISTDELQTMLRDDDKIFIDVRSARDFNKMHVAPFINDPNGLGIEALPMDKEIVVMCRSGMRSLETCKKLKKLGVKKVTNVRGGISAYNERGLDDK encoded by the coding sequence ATGATTGAATCGATTATACTTCTCGCCATTTGTGCGGCGGTTGTTATTTGGAAAAAGCGTCCAGTTGAAGGGGTTAATACGATTTCGACAGATGAACTACAAACGATGCTACGTGACGACGATAAAATTTTTATTGATGTGCGTAGTGCGCGTGATTTCAATAAAATGCATGTCGCACCGTTTATCAATGATCCAAACGGGCTGGGCATTGAGGCATTACCAATGGATAAAGAAATTGTCGTGATGTGCCGTTCAGGTATGCGCTCACTAGAAACGTGCAAAAAGCTGAAAAAGCTAGGTGTTAAAAAAGTAACAAATGTACGCGGTGGCATTAGTGCGTACAATGAGCGCGGGTTGGACGATAAATAA
- a CDS encoding alpha/beta hydrolase: protein MQQVEDIYKHNGEQAVLLLHSFTSNAKEMKHLAHILFEAGYTVYAPNLAGHGAAPERLFASSMDQIWQGAKQAFEHLVDDGYKQIAVIGQSLGGVLGMRLANRYMTCNALALLSSPVLERPIAGLEKRVEFYSQRYLQNNGATEEELENFLNEHFPRPTEKMIALQQFIVGSQREMSELKQPLFLAKGMLDEVVFHESIDLIASAAQSDRIVKISYEKSGHLITLGKEREKIAQDLLDFLANRKR from the coding sequence ATGCAACAGGTTGAAGATATTTATAAACATAACGGTGAGCAGGCCGTGTTATTACTGCATAGTTTTACGAGTAACGCGAAAGAAATGAAACATTTAGCGCATATTCTTTTTGAAGCGGGCTACACGGTCTACGCACCAAATTTAGCAGGTCATGGTGCCGCGCCAGAGCGATTATTCGCTTCGTCAATGGATCAAATCTGGCAGGGGGCTAAGCAAGCATTTGAACATCTAGTAGATGATGGATACAAACAGATTGCCGTCATTGGGCAATCGCTTGGTGGCGTGCTAGGAATGCGCCTTGCGAACCGATACATGACGTGTAATGCATTGGCACTCCTATCATCACCTGTTTTGGAGCGTCCGATTGCCGGTCTAGAAAAGCGTGTAGAATTCTACTCACAGCGTTACCTCCAAAATAATGGGGCAACGGAAGAGGAACTTGAAAATTTTCTAAATGAGCATTTCCCTCGCCCAACAGAAAAAATGATTGCCCTGCAGCAGTTTATCGTCGGCTCACAGCGCGAAATGAGTGAACTTAAGCAGCCATTGTTTTTAGCAAAAGGGATGCTGGATGAAGTCGTATTTCATGAAAGCATTGACCTGATTGCCAGTGCCGCGCAAAGTGACCGAATCGTAAAGATAAGCTACGAAAAAAGTGGTCATTTAATAACACTTGGTAAGGAACGCGAAAAGATTGCGCAGGATTTACTTGATTTTTTAGCGAATAGGAAAAGATAA
- a CDS encoding RNA polymerase sigma factor, producing the protein MIDLKNLESSIVAIYNEHYLDVYRFLVCFSGNQNDAEDMTQEVFIRVLKSLHNFHNGNSIKTWIFSIAKHVAVDHYRKKKFASVFKDGFFKLLESNDNTPDEEFEISETKQIVHGAISKLKPNYRAVVILRGINEFSIKETSEILQCTESKVKVDYHRALKELKRKLNLDAEEVLINAK; encoded by the coding sequence GTGATTGATTTAAAGAACTTAGAGTCGAGTATTGTTGCTATTTACAATGAGCATTATTTAGACGTGTATCGGTTTCTCGTTTGTTTTTCAGGAAATCAAAACGATGCAGAGGACATGACCCAAGAAGTGTTTATTCGAGTATTAAAAAGCTTACACAATTTTCATAACGGAAATAGTATAAAAACATGGATTTTCTCTATAGCAAAACATGTAGCAGTGGATCATTATCGAAAAAAGAAGTTTGCTTCCGTTTTTAAAGACGGATTTTTTAAATTATTGGAATCGAATGACAACACGCCCGATGAAGAGTTTGAAATTTCGGAAACTAAACAGATTGTACATGGAGCGATTTCTAAGTTAAAGCCGAATTATCGAGCGGTCGTAATACTACGTGGAATAAATGAATTTTCCATCAAAGAAACTTCCGAAATTCTACAATGTACGGAATCAAAAGTAAAAGTTGATTATCATCGCGCATTAAAAGAACTCAAAAGAAAACTCAATCTTGATGCCGAGGAGGTTTTGATCAATGCAAAATGA
- the spoIIP gene encoding stage II sporulation protein P, whose protein sequence is MQNEKDLFETMKETYPQNPSKDFIVSTEMKLRQKARSMNRKGMIKRITAISSGALLFVAAFSWFFFFSEKEIMTEVQSNIGNQSFASAVEEQDPLVFIYHSHNTESFIPELNETDPRKAFSDSKNVTLVGKEFSEKLKEHHINTILDDSDISKILEERGLSFKDSYVVSREKLQEALTEYESIKMVFDIHRDSQKRSDTTINIDGKDYAKIAFVVSTTSNNYDQNREFATRLHDKLEELYPGLSRGVFKKGENPQNTYNQHLQNNSVLLEIGGVENTLEETFRTTDVFAKIVKEVIEKEK, encoded by the coding sequence ATGCAAAATGAAAAGGATTTGTTTGAAACGATGAAGGAGACCTACCCTCAAAATCCGAGTAAAGATTTCATCGTATCAACTGAAATGAAACTAAGACAAAAGGCGCGAAGCATGAACCGAAAAGGAATGATTAAAAGGATAACGGCCATTTCAAGTGGCGCTTTACTTTTTGTCGCTGCATTTTCATGGTTCTTCTTTTTTAGTGAAAAAGAGATAATGACTGAAGTTCAAAGTAACATAGGAAATCAATCATTCGCTTCGGCTGTTGAAGAACAAGATCCATTAGTGTTCATTTATCATTCGCATAATACGGAGTCGTTTATTCCAGAGCTTAACGAAACCGATCCTAGAAAAGCATTTAGCGATTCAAAAAATGTAACATTAGTAGGGAAGGAATTCAGTGAAAAGTTAAAAGAGCATCATATTAACACGATCTTAGATGATAGCGATATATCAAAAATCTTAGAGGAACGGGGATTATCATTTAAAGATTCCTATGTCGTATCAAGAGAGAAATTACAAGAAGCATTAACTGAGTATGAGAGTATAAAAATGGTATTTGACATACACAGAGATTCACAAAAAAGATCAGATACAACGATCAATATTGATGGAAAAGATTATGCCAAAATTGCATTTGTTGTATCAACAACATCCAATAATTATGACCAAAATAGGGAATTCGCGACTCGCCTTCATGATAAATTAGAAGAATTATATCCTGGACTATCTAGAGGGGTATTTAAAAAAGGTGAAAATCCACAAAACACATATAATCAGCATCTTCAAAACAATTCTGTGCTATTAGAAATTGGCGGCGTTGAAAATACGTTGGAAGAAACGTTTAGAACTACGGATGTTTTTGCTAAAATCGTTAAAGAAGTTATTGAGAAGGAAAAATAA
- a CDS encoding phospholipase D-like domain-containing protein, translated as MKRLRKKLFALIILLLIIPLIVGIIYAQKPMPNGVSVDGELHTDSDVRFVYDLTYDNNGRVMEQHLYDEMLRIIDEAEHTLVIDMFLFNDDYDRSKGDYPTRAHDITNAVLAAIDENPTLNVTIITDAINTVYGSTLPENFSKLQEAGAEVIFTNMEPLPDSNPLYSSIWRSYLQWWPTSQNGFLPNAFNPDGAKASFGSYFDLFNFKANHRKIVLNEQQALVTSANITHDGSSYHSNIGFVVTGAILEDLYASEQAVAKLSNITLQDVDWNYTNEASDIQTKIVTEGKIKKTMLTMLDDADANSEIKIGVFYLADRDVVKAIKKAAKEGATVQVIVDPNKDAFGLEKNGIPNRQVAAELKKSGAEIRFYNTQGEQYHSKFLYVKSGEQAELLGGSANFTRRNIADYNLETNLYMKMPASSELATTVETYFERLWLNENGQYTVDFEVYEDPALWKKIPYFIQETTGLSTF; from the coding sequence TTGAAAAGATTAAGAAAAAAATTATTTGCACTCATTATACTTCTTCTTATCATCCCACTTATTGTTGGTATTATTTATGCGCAAAAACCAATGCCAAATGGCGTTTCGGTCGATGGCGAGCTACATACGGATAGTGATGTACGTTTCGTGTATGATTTAACGTATGACAACAACGGTCGCGTTATGGAACAGCATTTATATGATGAAATGCTGAGAATTATTGATGAAGCAGAGCATACACTTGTCATCGATATGTTTTTATTCAACGATGATTACGACCGCTCTAAAGGTGACTATCCAACGCGCGCCCATGATATTACGAACGCGGTGCTAGCTGCCATCGATGAAAATCCGACATTAAATGTCACAATCATCACCGACGCTATTAATACAGTGTATGGCTCGACATTACCTGAAAACTTTTCTAAATTACAAGAGGCTGGTGCAGAAGTGATTTTCACCAATATGGAGCCACTTCCTGATTCAAATCCATTGTACTCAAGCATTTGGCGCTCGTATTTACAATGGTGGCCGACGTCACAAAATGGCTTTTTACCAAATGCCTTTAACCCAGACGGTGCAAAGGCTTCCTTTGGCTCATATTTCGATTTATTCAACTTTAAAGCAAATCACCGCAAAATTGTGTTAAATGAGCAGCAGGCACTTGTAACATCTGCTAACATTACACATGATGGAAGTAGCTATCACTCGAATATTGGCTTTGTTGTAACAGGTGCGATTTTAGAAGATTTGTACGCCTCTGAGCAAGCAGTTGCAAAGCTATCAAACATTACACTTCAAGATGTTGATTGGAACTATACAAACGAGGCATCTGATATTCAGACGAAAATTGTAACAGAGGGTAAAATAAAAAAAACGATGCTTACGATGCTCGATGACGCAGATGCAAACAGTGAAATTAAAATCGGTGTGTTTTATTTAGCAGATCGTGATGTCGTAAAGGCGATTAAGAAAGCAGCAAAAGAAGGTGCTACTGTCCAGGTAATTGTAGACCCTAACAAGGACGCATTTGGCTTAGAAAAAAACGGGATTCCAAATCGTCAAGTCGCTGCAGAGCTTAAAAAAAGTGGCGCCGAGATTCGTTTTTATAACACACAAGGTGAGCAATACCATAGTAAATTTCTTTATGTAAAATCGGGTGAACAAGCCGAGCTGCTAGGTGGTTCAGCCAACTTCACTCGACGAAATATTGCAGACTATAACCTAGAAACCAATTTATATATGAAAATGCCGGCATCAAGCGAGCTAGCGACAACGGTAGAAACTTATTTTGAGCGTCTATGGCTGAATGAAAACGGACAATATACGGTTGATTTTGAAGTGTATGAAGATCCTGCACTATGGAAAAAAATCCCGTATTTCATTCAAGAAACGACGGGGCTTTCTACATTTTAA
- a CDS encoding methyl-accepting chemotaxis protein, with protein MSIGKKLNTMLSILIAIIALSTVISFNSYNNIQKSTKEAMDNRMTQVAMIDDIRFNLAMQGLYARAIIVDPSQANEENLRKYAKNLDNSITYMQEHADTDEMKQLVQQASAFNEDFNAQAEQVIANYKTNAAEAKNIVNNKLQTANVGILTTALEMEKIEKQRLEDIKVETANDIRVSKITSVVVLIISLIISAAAVLYIRKRIIKPLVQVSDEATKIADGDLTGQDIQVISKDEIGNLANTFNTMRSNLRNLVFNVQQNTEQLSAASEELSASTQEITATTNDVTHRVLETAEAAQSSSQIASDSAIAMEETAIGVQRIAETTQTLHSKALTASEAAASGRKIITEAKDQMTTIDGSTVTVNELVTKLAKQTEEISSISQVITAITDQTNLLALNAAIEAARAGEHGKGFAVVADEVRKLAEESKNSATSIVALTQEIKRDTADVEEAVRNSLASVKEGVLIIEKAGKSFNQIELDVEEMKNSIQDVSATSEQLSASAEEVTASVNEIAIGANKASESVEMIAAAMEEQSASMEQVNHVAISVTESSQELQTQIQQFRV; from the coding sequence ATGAGTATTGGAAAAAAATTGAATACAATGCTTTCTATTTTAATTGCAATCATTGCACTTTCAACAGTTATTAGTTTTAACAGTTATAACAACATTCAAAAAAGTACGAAAGAAGCGATGGATAATCGTATGACACAGGTGGCTATGATTGATGATATTCGCTTTAATTTAGCGATGCAGGGCTTATACGCACGTGCCATCATTGTTGACCCAAGTCAAGCAAACGAAGAAAATTTACGTAAATATGCAAAAAATTTAGATAACAGTATCACCTACATGCAAGAACATGCCGACACAGATGAAATGAAGCAACTCGTGCAGCAAGCAAGCGCATTCAATGAAGACTTTAATGCGCAAGCTGAACAAGTAATTGCAAACTATAAAACGAATGCTGCTGAGGCAAAAAATATCGTAAATAATAAACTACAAACGGCGAATGTCGGTATTTTAACAACAGCTTTAGAAATGGAGAAAATTGAAAAGCAACGTTTAGAAGACATTAAAGTGGAAACTGCTAACGACATCCGTGTTTCAAAAATTACATCGGTTGTTGTGTTAATCATAAGTTTGATAATTAGCGCAGCAGCTGTTTTATACATTCGCAAACGCATTATAAAACCACTTGTTCAAGTTTCAGATGAGGCGACAAAAATTGCAGACGGCGATTTAACTGGTCAGGACATCCAGGTAATCTCTAAGGATGAAATCGGCAACTTAGCAAATACCTTCAATACAATGCGCTCAAACTTACGTAATTTAGTCTTTAATGTACAGCAAAATACAGAGCAATTAAGTGCCGCTTCAGAAGAATTATCTGCAAGTACACAGGAAATAACAGCAACAACTAATGATGTCACACATCGCGTTTTAGAAACAGCAGAAGCCGCACAAAGCTCTAGCCAAATTGCCTCAGATAGTGCAATAGCGATGGAAGAAACAGCGATTGGCGTACAACGCATTGCCGAAACAACACAAACATTACACAGTAAAGCGTTAACGGCAAGTGAAGCGGCAGCTAGTGGTCGTAAAATTATTACCGAAGCTAAAGATCAAATGACAACAATCGATGGTTCGACTGTCACTGTCAATGAGTTAGTGACGAAACTCGCTAAACAAACAGAAGAAATCAGCAGTATTTCACAAGTAATTACTGCGATTACCGATCAAACAAACCTACTAGCATTAAACGCTGCAATCGAAGCGGCGCGTGCAGGTGAACATGGCAAAGGCTTCGCAGTCGTAGCAGATGAAGTTCGAAAGCTTGCTGAGGAGTCGAAAAATTCAGCAACATCTATCGTTGCGCTTACTCAAGAAATTAAGCGTGACACAGCAGATGTAGAAGAAGCTGTTCGAAACTCATTAGCCTCTGTTAAAGAAGGCGTCTTGATTATCGAGAAAGCTGGCAAATCATTCAACCAAATTGAGTTAGACGTAGAAGAAATGAAAAATTCAATTCAGGATGTTTCGGCAACTTCCGAGCAATTATCAGCAAGTGCTGAGGAAGTTACCGCATCAGTTAATGAAATTGCCATCGGTGCTAACAAAGCATCAGAAAGCGTCGAAATGATTGCCGCAGCAATGGAAGAGCAATCGGCAAGCATGGAGCAAGTAAACCATGTTGCGATTTCTGTAACAGAAAGCTCACAGGAATTACAAACACAAATTCAACAATTCCGCGTGTAA
- a CDS encoding GNAT family N-acetyltransferase, whose translation MKFQTNTESITETMLNGFFVDWPSPPSAETHLTLLQNSAHIVLAIDEAKNQVVGFITAISDGVLSAYIPLLEVLPAYKNQGIGKQLVEQMLAQLQNIYMIDLCCDEDLVPYYENFGMFKGNAMLKRNYKMQSGKLI comes from the coding sequence ATGAAATTTCAAACAAACACTGAAAGTATTACAGAAACGATGTTAAACGGCTTTTTTGTCGATTGGCCAAGTCCGCCAAGTGCAGAAACGCATTTAACGTTATTACAAAATAGTGCTCATATTGTATTAGCAATTGATGAAGCTAAAAATCAAGTTGTTGGCTTTATTACAGCAATTAGTGATGGCGTGCTAAGTGCTTATATTCCGCTGCTTGAAGTATTACCAGCATACAAAAATCAAGGTATTGGCAAACAATTAGTTGAGCAAATGCTAGCACAGCTTCAAAACATATATATGATCGATTTGTGCTGCGACGAAGATTTAGTACCGTATTATGAAAACTTCGGTATGTTTAAAGGTAATGCGATGTTAAAGCGTAATTATAAAATGCAGTCAGGTAAACTAATCTAA
- a CDS encoding DUF402 domain-containing protein — MLKKRYLHRNDWRRITCRHYSQKWVEEPGFTGYIALIVMNEVKEPLVTSQAGQELRIVDKDYSWLQQLPMNEHYVVTTMFDDKGEVVQWYIDITNVNGVDQGEPYMEDLFLDIIVLPTGEVIKKDEDEIEQALENEWISKAQYDLAYATFYKLLKQIKQGEFELLANSKKHREYLFQNHPTPK; from the coding sequence ATGTTGAAAAAACGTTATTTACATCGAAATGATTGGAGGAGAATAACCTGTCGTCATTATTCGCAGAAGTGGGTAGAGGAACCGGGTTTTACAGGCTATATTGCGCTCATCGTAATGAATGAAGTAAAGGAGCCACTTGTGACATCGCAAGCGGGACAAGAGCTACGTATTGTAGACAAAGATTACTCATGGCTACAGCAGCTTCCAATGAACGAGCACTATGTGGTAACGACAATGTTCGATGACAAAGGGGAAGTTGTTCAGTGGTATATCGATATAACCAATGTGAATGGTGTCGATCAAGGCGAGCCCTATATGGAAGATTTGTTTTTAGATATTATCGTACTTCCAACAGGGGAAGTAATAAAAAAGGATGAGGATGAAATAGAGCAGGCGCTAGAGAACGAATGGATCTCAAAAGCACAATATGACCTTGCTTATGCGACGTTTTATAAGCTGCTAAAACAGATAAAGCAAGGGGAGTTCGAACTTTTAGCAAATAGTAAGAAGCATCGGGAATATTTGTTTCAAAATCATCCCACACCAAAATAG